In the Gemmatimonadota bacterium genome, GATCTACACCGAGCGCTTCATGCGCGCCCCGCAGGAGAACCCGGGCGGCTACCGGGAAAGTGCGCCCACGCAGCATGCGGGCAGCCTGGCCGGCCACCTCTTACTGGTCCACGGCACGGGCGATGACAACGTCCATTTCCAGAACACGGTGCAGCTCGTGGACGCGCTGCAGGCCGCAGCCAAGCAGTTCTCCCTGATGATCTACCCCAACCGCCGCCACGGTATATCTGGCGCCAGCGCCCAGGTCCACCTCTTCACTCTGCTCACCGACTGGATCAGCGCCAGGCTCTAGAGTAGGCGGCCACACGAGTGAATCCTCCGGCGGCACTCGGTTTGCCCTGAGTGGTCGAGTTCGTGAGTATGGTCACGCACCGAGGGCGGCGGCCGAATGCGACCGTGCTCGCGAATTCCACCACTAAGGTGGCAAACTGCTCGGAAGGAACCAACGGAGGCGCTTTCATGCGAACTGCACTGGATCCGCTCCCCCTCGTCCTGGGCATCTACGCTTACGTGGGCAAGCTGCTTGCCCGCGCTGCCCAGCGCCGCGAGGGTGACGATGCCGCCGGCCTGGCCGCTCGCTTTGCACAACAGCGCGGCCAGCCCGCGG is a window encoding:
- a CDS encoding prolyl oligopeptidase family serine peptidase — its product is IYTERFMRAPQENPGGYRESAPTQHAGSLAGHLLLVHGTGDDNVHFQNTVQLVDALQAAAKQFSLMIYPNRRHGISGASAQVHLFTLLTDWISARL